GCTGATCCGCGAAGCGGCCGGCCTGCTGACCGACGGCGAGGTGCGGCGGCGCGAGCGGGACGCCTACGACCTGGTGCTGGTCGACGAATACCAGGACACCGACCCGGCGCAGGAGTTCCTGCTCGGGCAGCTCGCGGGGGACGGCCGCGACCTGATCGCCGTGGGCGACCCCGACCAGTCCATCTACGGATTCCGCGGCGCCGACGTGCAGGGCATCCTGCGGTTCCCCGACCGGTTCAGGACGCCGCACGGCGATCCGGCCCCGGTGGTCGCGCTGCGCGTGTGCCGCCGCAGCGGCCCGGCCCTGCTGGAGGCCTCCCGCCGCGTCGCCCAGCGCCTCCCGGCCGTACCGGGCCACGAGAACAGGGCCGGCGGCCACCGCGACCTGATTCCGGTCGAGGACGCGGATCCGGGCGAGGTGAAGGTCCTGCTGGCCGACAGCGCCACCCAGGAGGCCGCGGTGGTGGCCGACACGCTGCGCCGGGCGCACCTGCTCGACGGGGTGCCGTGGTCGCGGATGGCGGTGCTGGTGCGCAGCGCGGTCCGGCAGGTGCCACTGCTGCGGCGGGCGCTGGTCTCCGCCGGGGTGCCCGTGGTGGTCGCGGGCGACGAGCTCCCGCTGGTGCAGGAGCCCGGCGTCCGTCCACTGATCACGCTGCTGCGGGTGGCCGCGTCGCTCGAGGCCCGCGACACCACGCCCGCCGCGCCCGCCGCGCCGGCCGCGCTCGACGTCGCGACCGCCGAGGAACTGCTGACCGGCCCTCTCGGCGGGACCGACATGATCGGCGTACGCCGGCTGCGCCGCGCCCTGCGGATCGCCGAGCACGAGGCGGTCGCCGCGGAGGCCGCGAGTCAGGAGGAGGGCCGGCCGGCGCTGCCGTTCACCCCGCGCTCGTCGGACGAGCTGCTGGTCGCGGCGCTGTGCGACGCCCGGGAGCTGAACGGCGTCGAGCCGCACGTGGCGGCGCCGGCCGAACGCCTCGCGCGGCTCGTCGCCACCGCCCGCGGAGCCGTACGGCACGGCCGGGGCGCCGAGGAGACGCTGTGGGAGATCTGGCAGGCCAGCGGGCTCGCGGAGCGCTGGACGGAGGCCAGCCTCGCGGGCGGGGCGCGAGGAGCGCAGGCCGACCGCGACCTCGACGCCGTCGTCGCGCTGTTCGACCACGTGGCCCGCTTCGCCGACCGGCTGCCCAAGGCCGGGGTCGAGGTGTTCCTCGACGACCTGACCTCCCAGGAGATCGCCGGTGACACGCTGGCCGAGTCGGCCCCCGAGGGCGACGCCGTACGGATCCTGACCGCGCACCGGTCCAAGGGCCTGGAGTGGGACGTGGTGGTGGTCGCGGGCGTGCAGGAGGGCCTGTGGCCCGACCTGCGCCTGCGCGGCTCGCTCCTCGGCACCGAGGCGCTGGTGGAGTTCGCGGGCGGCTCGGCGCTGGACACCACCCAGGCCGCGACGGCCGCGCTCGCGTCGAAGCTGCTCGCCGAGGAGCGGCGGCTGTTCTACGTCGCGGCCACCCGCGCCCGCAGCAGGCTCGTCGTCACCGCCGTCGGCGGTGAGGACACCGACGAACGGCCCTCCCGGTTCCTCACCGAGCTGCTGCCCGGCGGCGTGGAGGCGGCGACCGTGGACGACCGGGCCCGGTGGCTCAGCATGTCCGCGCTGGTCGCGGACCTGCGCGCGGCCGTGTGCGACACGAGCAGGCCCGAGGCGCTGCGCCGCGAGGCCGCCGCGCACCTCGCCAGGCTCGCCCGGGCCGGGGTGCCGGGCGCCAACCCCGGCGAGTGGTACGCGCTGACCCCGATCTCCGACGACCGGCCGCTCGGCTGGCCCGACGACGTCGTCCAGATCTCGCCGTCGTCGGTGGAGAGCTTCACCAAGTGCGGGCTGCGCTGGATGCTGGAGACAGCGGTCGGGGCCGGGTCCTCGAACGTCACCCAGAGCCTCGGCACGGTCGTCCACGCGATCGCCGCGATGGCCACCGAGGACGGCACCGACTACGTCAAGCGGCTCGACGACATCTGGGACCAGTTCGACTTCGGCGGGCTGTGGTTCAACCGCAAGCAGCGCCGCGTGGCCGAGCAGATGGTCGACAGGTTCGTCCGCTGGCAGAAGGACAAACCCCGCGACCTGGTCGCCGTGGAGGAGGCGTTCACCGTACGGGTGCCGGGCCACGACATCCAGATCACCGGCCGGGTGGACCGGGTCGAACGGGACGAGGCCGGCCGGGCCGTGATCATCGACATCAAGACCGGCAGCGGCAGGCCCAAGGACACCGAGATCGACCGGCATCCGCAGCTCGGGGTCTACCAGCTCGCGACGACGCTCGGCGCGTTCGAGCGGCACGGCCTCGTCCAGCCGGGCGGGGCGTCCCTGCTGCACCTGGGCAAGGCCGCGGGCCAGGGGGCCGACGCCAGGGAACAGGCGCAGCGGGCGCTCGCCGACGACCCCGAGCCCGACTGGGCGGAGGACCTGGTCAAGACGGTGGCGACCGGCATGTCCGCCAACGTTTTCGTCGCCACGGTCAACGACGGCTGCCGCACCTGTGCCGCTAAAATCGCCTGCCCTGTGAACGACAACGGAGGACAGGTGTGCTGACGCCGGGTGAGCTGGCCGGCCGGCTCGGGATCCTCCCGCCGACCCCCGAGCAGGCGGCCGTCATCGAGGCGCCGCTGGAGCCGATGGTGGTCGTGGCGGGGGCGGGGTCCGGCAAGAGCGAGACCATGGCCGGGCGGGTGGTCTGGCTGGTCGCCAACGGCCTGGCCAGGCCCGAGCAGATCCTGGGCCTCACCTTCACCCGCAAGGCCGCCGCCGAGCTGGCCGAGCGGGTGCGCAAGCGGCTGGACGGGCTCGCGGCGGCCGGCTTGGTCGAGCCCGAGCTGCTCGACTCCGAGCCGACGGTCTCCACCTACCACGCGTACGCCGCCCGGCTGGTGACCGACCACGCGCTGCGGGAGGGGCTCGAGCCCACGATGCGGCTGGTCAGCCCCGCCGTCGCCTGGCAGATGGCGGCCCGGGTGGTCGGCCAGTACGACGGGCCGATGGACCGCGTGGACCTGTCCCCGCCCAGCGTCACCGCCGCCGTGCTGGACCTGGCCGGGGAGCTGGCCGAGCACCTGCGCGACCCGGCGGACGTACGCGAGATCGGCGACTGGCTGCGTGAGCGCCTGGCCTCCCTCACCGGACGGATCGTGAAGGACCAGCGCAAGCCGGTGGAGACCCAGGCCATTCGCGAGCAGCTGCTGCCGATGGTCGAGGCGTACGAACGGCTCAAGCGCGGCCGGGAGGTCATCGACTACGGCGACCAGATGGCGCTGGCCGCGCGGATCGCCTCCCGGCATCCGGAGGTCGGCGCGTCCGAGCGGTCCCGGTTCTCGGTCGTGCTGCTGGACGAGTATCAGGACACCAGCCACGCCCAGCTCGTGCTGCTGCGTTCGCTGTACGGCGGCGGCCACCCGGTCACGGCGGTCGGCGACCCCTGCCAGTCGATCTACGGCTGGCGCGGCGCGAGTGCGGGCAACCTGTCCCGGTTCCCCGGGGACTTCCCGGCGGCGTCCGGAGACCCGGCGCAGGTGCGGCGGCTGTCGGTCAGCTTCCGCAACGGCGAGCACGTGCTCGGCGTCGCCGCCCGCATCCAGGCGCCCCTGTGGCATGAGGCCCGCGAGGTGCCGGTGCTGGTGCCGGGGGGCAACCGGGTGGGCCGGGGGCGGGTGCTGTGCGCCTTCCACGAGACGGCCGAGGACGAGGCCGAGTGGATCGCCGAGGGGCTGGCGGGCATGCTCCACGGCGAGGGCGCCCCGGACGGCCTGCCCTGGGGTGAGGGCGAGCGCACCAAGCGCGGCCCCGCCCTGCAGCCGCAGGACGTCGCGATCCTCGCCCGCAAGCGGTCGCAGTTCCCGGCGCTGCGGCGTGCGCTGGAGGCCCGGGGTGTCCCGGTGGAGGTCGTGGGGCTCGGCGGGCTGCTCACCGTGCCCGAGGTGGCCGACATCGTGGCGACTCTGCGCGCGTTGTACGACCCGACCGCCGGGGACGCGCTGGTCCGGCTGCTCGCCGGGCCACGCTGGCGGATCGGCCCGGCCGACCTCAAGGTGCTCGGCGACCTGGCCCGTGAGCTCAACAAGGAGATCAGGGCGGCCAGGGGCGGGCCGCGCCCGGAGGACCCGCTCGACCAGGTGGTCACCGACCTCGCAGAGGAGCGCGGCAGCCTGATCGACGCGCTCGACGAGCTGCCCGACCGTCCCGACTGGCTGGAGCGGTTCTCTCCGCTCGCGCGGATGCGGCTGCCCGCCGTCGCCCGGGAGCTGCGCCAGATGCGCGCGCACGCGGGGCAGCCGCTGCCGGATCTGATCAGCGAGATCGAACGCCGGCTCGGCCTCGACGTGGAGGTCGCCGCCAGGGGAGGCAGCCCGCTGGCCGCCCGGGCCGACCTCGACGCCTTCCTCGACGCCGCATCCCGGTTCGCCGGCGACTCGGAGGATCCGACGCTCGGCGCGTTCCTGGCGTACCTCAAGGCGGCCGAGAGCGAGGAGTTCGGGCTGGAGGCCGGGCGGGTCGGCGACAGCAACACCGTGAAGCTGATGACCGTGCATGCCTCCAAGGGGCTGGAGTGGCCGGTCGTGGTGGTCCCGGGCCTGTCGCAGCTCACCTCGCAGAAGGGCGGGCTGATCAAGGGCAGCATGTTCCCCGCGACCCCCGTCACCAACTCCCGGTGGACGGAGAACCCGCGCAAGCTCCCGTACCCGCTGCGGGGGGACAGCGCGGACCTGCCCGAGCTGGCCGGGCTGGACCGGGAGGCGCTGGGCGCGTTCGAGGAGCGCTGCCGCGACCGCGACCTGATGGAGGAGCGGCGGCTGGCGTACGTCGCGGTCACGCGGGCGCACTACCTGCTGATCGCCTCCGGATACCGCTGGGGCACCTCGTCCCGCCCGCTGGAGCCGTCGGACTTCCTCCGGGAGATCCGCGAGGCGGGCGCCCGTGTCGTCCGCTGGGCCGAGGACGCGGAGAGCCCGGACAACCCGCTGCTCGCCGAGCCGCCCGTGGCCGAGTGGCCGTCGGTCACCGTACGCGACGCGATCCTGGACGGCGCCCGCCTCGTGGAGGAGGCGATGATGAGCGACGCCCCGCCCCCTGCGGCCGACGACCACGCGCTTGTCCGGGACTGGGAGCGGGAGCGGATGCGGGCCTGGGCGCGCGACACCGACCTGCTGCTGCGCGAGCGGGAGACGAACCGCCGGCGGGCCGGGGCGGTCGTGGAGCTGCCGTCCCGGCTGTCGGTGTCGTCGCTGGTCACGCTGGCGCAGGACCCGGCGGCGTTCGCGCGGCAGGTGCGGCGGCCGGTGCCGCGCAAGCCCGCGCCGCTGGCCCGCAGGGGCACCACCTTCCACCGCTGGCTGGAGTCGCGCTGGGGCCAGCAGCGCCTGATCGACGACCTGGAGCTGCCCGGCGCCGCCGACGAACTGTCGGAGACCGAGGTCCAGCTCGCCGAGCTGCAGGAGCGGTTCGAGGGGAGCGAGTGGGCCGCGCGTGAGCCGGTCGACCTGGAGATCCCGTTCGAGACCATGATCGGTGACCGCCTGGTGCGCGGCCGGATGGACGCGGTCTTCCGCGAGGGCGACGGCTACGTGGTGATCGACTGGAAGACCGGGGAACGGCCGCAGGGCAGGGCCGCCGAGACCGCGTCGGTGCAGCTCGCGGCCTACCGGGTGGCCTGGGCCTCACTGGCCGGGGTGCCGCTGGAGAAGGTCGGGGCGGCCTTCCACTACGTCCGCTCGAACGAGACCGTCCGCCCCGTGGACCTCCTCGACGCGGACGGCCTCACCACGCTCATCCAGCGGGTTCCCGAGGATTGACGTGCTCCTCGGCATGAAGCAGGCTTCCCTCGTCCCGTGTGACAATCGAGGTTCTGTTCCTGTCGGTCGCGGCTGGCAGCATGACGACATGATCATGCAGATGGACCGGCATGCCGGCGGGCAGGCCGTCGGCGGTGGAGGCGGGACGCTGAAGGAGCCGGAAAGCGAGGAGCCGGAGCGTGCTCCGGCCCATCGCCTCTTTCACCCACAAGACCACTGAGCGCTTGAGGACATCACGCTCGTATTCCGGCTCGGGGCGGTCCTTCTCCCACGCGGCCTTTGGCGTCTCATGAGTCGTGAAAAGTGCCGGTGTGTGTCACGCCGTGCGTCCCGTCGCCGGCGATGGAGTAATCGGTGGACCCTGGCCGTTGGGCCACGTGACGCGGCTTGTTCGTTGCGTCCGCCGTCGGCCGTTTGCATTTGTTCGTCAGCCGCCTGAGGGGCGCGAATCCCGCTCTGTCAGTTCGACCTGATCTTGGTGCTGAACCAACCCGATTCACGGATCCCGCCGCGCCATGTTGAGGCGTTCGTAACCGTGTTGCGCGTGATCGCCAGTTCACTGTGAGTTAACTGCGCCGAGCCGCGCGTGAAACATCATCACGCTCGTATTCCGGCTCGGGGCGGTCCTTCTCCCACGCGGCCTTCGGCGTCTCATGAGTCGTGAAGGGTGCCGGTGTGTGTCACGCCGTGCGTCCCGTCGCCGGCGATGGAGTAATCGGTGGACCCTGGCCGTTGGGCCACGTGACGCGGCTTGTCTCGGGGTCGTTTCGTCCGCCGTCGGCCGTTTGTATTTGTCCATCAGCCGCCTGAGGGGCGCAAATCCCGCTCTGTCAGTTCGATTTGATTTCGCTACTGAACCAACCCGATTCACGGATCCCGCCGCGCCACGTTGAGGCGTTCGTAACCGTGTTGCGCGTGAGCGCCGGTTCACTGCGAGTTAACTGCGCCTAGCCGCGCGTGAAACATCCGGCTGGCGTCATCGATCTCACCCCACCTCAGGAGGAGTGCATGCATTCTCCCCCACGCGGCATTCTCGCCGCCCGACGCCGGGCCAGTCGACGACGACTGGCTTGGCTGCTGACCCCCATCCTGGTATTGGTAACAATTGGGGTCAGTCCTTCCGCATCCCAGGCGCTTCCGATCGGTGTAGGAACGCCGGTGCAATTCACGCTCACCGACAACCAGGGTGCGTGGTTCGACACCGGTGCGACGCTGTTCGGCACGCGGTCGCTCGGCGTCGCCGTGACGCCGCGGACCAAGCTCGCGTCGCTGCCGTTGAACACCGACACGCTGCTCAACGGCGATCTCGGCGGCGGCCTGCTCAACCTGCCGCTGCTCGACGGCAACGCGCCGCTGATCGGCAGCCTCGGTGTGAACGTCAACAGCCTGCTCAACCTCGACCAGCTCAACTCGGCGGTCGACGCGGCGGGCGGCTTGCTCGGATTCCTGAACCCAACGATCCAGCGTGCCAAGACGCAGATCAACCAGCTCAGCCAGCAGTTGTCGACGGTGCCGGACAGCAGCGCCGTCCCGCTCGGCAACCTGCCCGTGGGGCTCGACCTGATGCGCACGCTCAACGAGGTCGCCGCGCTGGCGCCCGCGGACCTGAGCCTCGCGCCGAAGGCGAAGTTCACGGTGGCGGCGCCGGCGGCCGCCTCGGCCCACTCGGTGACCAGCCTGATCTGGCCGGTCGGCGCGCAGCCGCTCGACCAGAACAGTGCGTTCATCGGCAACGCCGAGGCCAACCTGACCGAACCGGGCCTGTACGCGTGGGTCTGCAAGATCCACCCGTACATGCTCGGCGCTGTGGTCGTGGACGACCCGCTCACGCCCGGCCTGGACTTCGGCAAGAAGCTCAACGTCAACGTCAAGGGCGGAATCGTCGTGCCCAGCTCGGCCGACGTGGTGCAGGAGCTCGTGCAGAAGTTCTTCCGGATCACCACGCCCGACAACTGGCAGGTCTTCAGCAACACGCAGACCAAGAACTGGAACCCCTACTACCCGCCCGCGCCGATCCTGCAGTATGACGCGAACGAGCAGCCGGTGATCATCCCGAGCCTCGACGCGTACTACAACAGCAAGTTCAACGAGGGCGTCACGCTGCCCGCGCTGACCCAGCGGCCGAGCGTGCCCGGCGTCGGTGAGCTCTGGGTCGACACCCAGATGGAGCAGTACGCCGGCAAGGTCAAGTCCGGCGCGGCGACCAAGGTCGACGTGCAGAACTGGACCGTAGCCCGGAAGGTGGCGCTACCACAGATCAACCTCAACAATCCGCACAATATGTGGTCGGACCGCGATGGAAAGTACATCTATCAGACGGAATGGTTCTCCGACCGCCTGACCGTGTTCGACCGGACCACGGGTAAGCTCGTGCGAACTATCCAGGTCGGCCCGGACCCATCCCATGTGATGACCCGGACCGACACCGACCAGATCCACGTCGCCATCAACGCCGGCAACGCGGTGGTCGAACTGAGTCCGGGTGCCACGCAGATCGACAGACGCATCCTGGTGCAGGGTCCCGGCAAGACACCGGCCCACCCGCACGCGCACTGGATGAGCGCCGACGGGCACACCATGGTCACGCCGAACGTCAACCACAACGACTCGACGATCGTCGACGTGCCGTCGGGCTCGATCCAGGAGGTGCAGACCGAGCAGCTGCCCATCGCGACCGGCATGATGCCGGACTCCTCGAAGTACTACGTGGCCAACTTCCTCGGCCAGAGCGTCTCCTGCATCTCGCTGGACGGGCCGGCGTGCCGCAGCGACAGCGGCACGAACGTCGGCTACAAGGCCATCAACCTGTGGGCGAACTACGACATGGTGACCGGGGCGACCACCGGGAGCTTCGGCGGCCTGCCGATCCAGATCCCGGTCAGCCCTGACGGCAACGTGGCGTTCGTGGCGAACACGCTCACGAGCAACATCGCCGTCATCGACACCAAGACCGACAAGGTCATCAAGTACCTGCCGTGCGACTCCGGCTGTCACGGCATCAACTTCGGTGCCAAGCGCGGCGGCGGCTACTACGCCTACGTGTCGAGCAAGTTCGCCAACACCCTCGCCGTTATCGACCCCGACCCCAACGGCGACGGCAGCCCCGCCGACTCCACGATCGTCGGCAAGATGGTTCTCGACTCGGCCGCGGGCACCGCCGTGGATGACGTCGTGACCGGCTACAACGGCATGGGCGGGCAGGGCGTCTTGCCCTACCCGATCGTCTACAACGGCTGGGTGCAGAACGCCACGCCGGAGATGGCGAACCAGCTCACGTGTGCCCAGCTCAACCCCATCAACCCGGGGGTCTGCGAGTAACTGCGGGCCCGCACTGCGGGGGAGGGACCGTAAAGCGGACGGTCCCTCCCCCTGACCAGGGCCCCCGATCGCGCACCACCCACGCCGGTCCATTCGGCCGCCGACACGTGGGCGCGTGCATTCCACAGTAGACGAGGAAGTACACCCATGTCTGATACGACCGCGCCGGAGCCCTTCG
The window above is part of the Microbispora sp. ZYX-F-249 genome. Proteins encoded here:
- a CDS encoding ATP-dependent helicase, coding for MLTPGELAGRLGILPPTPEQAAVIEAPLEPMVVVAGAGSGKSETMAGRVVWLVANGLARPEQILGLTFTRKAAAELAERVRKRLDGLAAAGLVEPELLDSEPTVSTYHAYAARLVTDHALREGLEPTMRLVSPAVAWQMAARVVGQYDGPMDRVDLSPPSVTAAVLDLAGELAEHLRDPADVREIGDWLRERLASLTGRIVKDQRKPVETQAIREQLLPMVEAYERLKRGREVIDYGDQMALAARIASRHPEVGASERSRFSVVLLDEYQDTSHAQLVLLRSLYGGGHPVTAVGDPCQSIYGWRGASAGNLSRFPGDFPAASGDPAQVRRLSVSFRNGEHVLGVAARIQAPLWHEAREVPVLVPGGNRVGRGRVLCAFHETAEDEAEWIAEGLAGMLHGEGAPDGLPWGEGERTKRGPALQPQDVAILARKRSQFPALRRALEARGVPVEVVGLGGLLTVPEVADIVATLRALYDPTAGDALVRLLAGPRWRIGPADLKVLGDLARELNKEIRAARGGPRPEDPLDQVVTDLAEERGSLIDALDELPDRPDWLERFSPLARMRLPAVARELRQMRAHAGQPLPDLISEIERRLGLDVEVAARGGSPLAARADLDAFLDAASRFAGDSEDPTLGAFLAYLKAAESEEFGLEAGRVGDSNTVKLMTVHASKGLEWPVVVVPGLSQLTSQKGGLIKGSMFPATPVTNSRWTENPRKLPYPLRGDSADLPELAGLDREALGAFEERCRDRDLMEERRLAYVAVTRAHYLLIASGYRWGTSSRPLEPSDFLREIREAGARVVRWAEDAESPDNPLLAEPPVAEWPSVTVRDAILDGARLVEEAMMSDAPPPAADDHALVRDWERERMRAWARDTDLLLRERETNRRRAGAVVELPSRLSVSSLVTLAQDPAAFARQVRRPVPRKPAPLARRGTTFHRWLESRWGQQRLIDDLELPGAADELSETEVQLAELQERFEGSEWAAREPVDLEIPFETMIGDRLVRGRMDAVFREGDGYVVIDWKTGERPQGRAAETASVQLAAYRVAWASLAGVPLEKVGAAFHYVRSNETVRPVDLLDADGLTTLIQRVPED
- a CDS encoding ATP-dependent helicase, yielding MSGQNYRLVRRGGVGRRSAPVLDEHQRAVVGHESGPLLVLAGPGTGKTTTIVETVVDRVERRGVDPERVLVLTFSRKAAGELRERITARMRRTTRTPLALTFHSYAYALLRREAVLANEPPPRLLTGPEQLLEIRRLLHGELEDGARHWPPDMRELLKTRGFAEELRDFLSRAAERGLYGDALVRLGREHGRPDWEAAGLFSFRYQDRFDLDPVPALDYSELIREAAGLLTDGEVRRRERDAYDLVLVDEYQDTDPAQEFLLGQLAGDGRDLIAVGDPDQSIYGFRGADVQGILRFPDRFRTPHGDPAPVVALRVCRRSGPALLEASRRVAQRLPAVPGHENRAGGHRDLIPVEDADPGEVKVLLADSATQEAAVVADTLRRAHLLDGVPWSRMAVLVRSAVRQVPLLRRALVSAGVPVVVAGDELPLVQEPGVRPLITLLRVAASLEARDTTPAAPAAPAALDVATAEELLTGPLGGTDMIGVRRLRRALRIAEHEAVAAEAASQEEGRPALPFTPRSSDELLVAALCDARELNGVEPHVAAPAERLARLVATARGAVRHGRGAEETLWEIWQASGLAERWTEASLAGGARGAQADRDLDAVVALFDHVARFADRLPKAGVEVFLDDLTSQEIAGDTLAESAPEGDAVRILTAHRSKGLEWDVVVVAGVQEGLWPDLRLRGSLLGTEALVEFAGGSALDTTQAATAALASKLLAEERRLFYVAATRARSRLVVTAVGGEDTDERPSRFLTELLPGGVEAATVDDRARWLSMSALVADLRAAVCDTSRPEALRREAAAHLARLARAGVPGANPGEWYALTPISDDRPLGWPDDVVQISPSSVESFTKCGLRWMLETAVGAGSSNVTQSLGTVVHAIAAMATEDGTDYVKRLDDIWDQFDFGGLWFNRKQRRVAEQMVDRFVRWQKDKPRDLVAVEEAFTVRVPGHDIQITGRVDRVERDEAGRAVIIDIKTGSGRPKDTEIDRHPQLGVYQLATTLGAFERHGLVQPGGASLLHLGKAAGQGADAREQAQRALADDPEPDWAEDLVKTVATGMSANVFVATVNDGCRTCAAKIACPVNDNGGQVC